In one Hippocampus zosterae strain Florida chromosome 10, ASM2543408v3, whole genome shotgun sequence genomic region, the following are encoded:
- the LOC127608788 gene encoding S-arrestin-like isoform X2 yields the protein MSPKRVVFKKASPDKSATIYVASRDLVDRGDGVDPLDGVLVVDSSQLGGKPVYVTLSCTFVYGRRDEDVLGATFRRDLFVATRQVFPEPPEQERPARSKIQEKLLRKLGRHAFPFFLELPDNLPNSVTLQPGPSDVGKKCAVEFRVKAFRADQPDGRSSVSLTVRKVQFGPRDVEPSPFAETTFDFLMSDKPLRVRLSLPKETFGHGEPLRAEVRIANWSNRKVKDISLSVEQVTKVVLYSNDKYVKSVAKEETSDGVASGCSLAKSYTLYPRLEPNKERRGLALDGHLKHQDTNLASSSTMKQEVLKELQGIWVSYKLLLKMTATGPLGSRYVQTHARTHPQTRRMPLVCVCFSPQRGARGASFQIDASETRRRRWLM from the exons ATGAGTCCCAAGCGAGTCGTCTTCAAAAAAGCGTCCCCGGATAAGTCG GCGACCATCTACGTGGCCAGCAGAGACTTGGTGGACCGCGGCGATGGCGTGGATCCGCTCG ACGGCGTGCTTGTTGTCGACTCTTCGCAGCTGGGAGGAAAACCAG TCTACGTGACGCTGTCGTGCACCTTCGTCTACGGCCGGCGGGACGAGGATGTGCTGGGCGCGACCTTCCGCCGCGACCTTTTTGTGGCCACCCGCCAGGTGTTCCCGGAGCCGCCAGAGCAGGAGCGGCCCGCGCGCAGCAAAATTCAGGAGAAGCTGCTGCGGAAACTGGGCCGCCACGCCTTCCCCTTCTTCCTGGAG TTGCCGGACAACCTGCCCAACTCGGTCACGCTGCAGCCCGGACCGTCGGACGTGGGAAAG AAATGCGCCGTGGAGTTCCGGGTGAAAGCGTTCCGCGCCGACCAGCCGGACGGACG GAGTTCCGTCAGCCTGACCGTTCGAAAGGTCCAGTTCGGTCCGCGCGACGTCGAGCCGTCGCCGTTCGCGGAGACCACCTTTGACTTCCTGATGTCCGACAAGCCTCTTCGCGTCAGACTGAGCCTGCCCAAAgag ACGTTCGGCCACGGCGAGCCGCTGCGGGCCGAGGTGAGGATCGCAAACTGGTCCAACCGGAAGGTGAAGGACATCAGCCTGTCAG TGGAGCAGGTGACCAAGGTGGTCCTCTACTCCAACGACAAGTACGTCAAGTCGGTGGCCAAAGAGGAGACCAG TGACGGCGTGGCGTCGGGTTGCAGCCTGGCAAAGTCGTACACCTTGTACCCGCGTCTGGAGCCCAACAAGGAACGGCGGGGGCTGGCTCTGGACGGACACCTCAAGCACCAAGATACCAACTTGGCTTCCTCCAGCAC GATGAAGCAAGAGGtgctgaaggagctgcaggGCATCTGGGTGTCTTATAAGCTGCTCTTGAAGATGACGGCCACCGG ACCTCTGGGATCCAGGTACGTACAAACGCATGCACGCACCCACCCGCAAACGCGTCGAAtgccacttgtgtgtgtgtgtttctccccGCAGCGAGGTGCGCGTGGAGCTTCCTTTCAGATTGATGCATCCGAAACCCGAAGACG AAGGTGGCTAATGTGA
- the atg16l1 gene encoding autophagy-related protein 16-1 isoform X3 encodes MSTGKLSGAEHFDELKSHVQQLPSRRTEAVMAQPRGACTWKPHICEQLKLRDRLQRHGFEEIVHQYNRLLEKSELRAVLSERYQADKYEVARGHEATAAGSDALALQQEMADMRIRHQEELTELHKKRGELAQTVIELNNSIQQKDKEIQSNEAKMQEYQRQMADLEGDRRDLNNRLQDLERANQTLKDEYDALQITFSALEEKLRKTTEDNQELVSRWMAEKAQEANRLNAENEKDSRDDDIEVLPEDSGKTGAEQPHGRALGRTPSKKSSQLPPGGLLDSISNIFGRRRGANSLSASPENSEAPSGACVEVRVPSTALHVFEAHDGEVNAVRFSPGSRVLATGGMDRRVKLWEVVSGRCEPKGALTGSNAGITSIEFDSAGSYLLAASNDFASRIWTLEDYRLRHTLTGHSGKVLSARFLLDNARIVSGSYDRTLKLWDLRSKVCMKTVFTGSSCNDIVCTEQCVMSGHFDKKVRFWDIRAESSVQELELQGRVTSLDLNHERTELLTCSRDDLLKIVDLRTNAVRQTLSADGFKCGADWTRVTFSPDGNFVAGGSADGALYIWNVLTGKVDRTLERNHNSAINAVSWSPSGVYVSSVEKGSKAILWSDM; translated from the exons ATGTCGACCGGGAAGCTGAGCGGAGCGGAGCATTTTGACGAGCTGAAGAGCCACGTCCAACAACTCCCTTCGCGACGCACGGAG GCGGTCATGGCGCAGCCACGCGGCGCCTGCACTTGGAAGCCGCACATCTGCGAGCAACTGAAGCTTCGCGACCGTCTGCAGCGCCACGGCTTCGAGGAGATCGTCCATCAGT ACAATCGCCTGCTGGAGAAATCGGAGCTGCGGGCCGTCCTGTCGGAGCGCTACCAGGCGGACAAGTACGAAGTGGCGCGGGGACACGAAGCCAC ggcggcgggcagcgacGCGCTGGCGCTGCAGCAGGAGATGGCCGACATGAGGATCCGCCATCAGGAGGAGCTGACGGAGCTGCACAAGAAACGAGGAGAG CTGGCCCAGACCGTCATCGAGCTCAACAACTCGATCCAGCAGAAGGACAAGGAGATCCAGAGCAACGAGGCCAA GATGCAGGAGTACCAGCGGCAGAtggccgacctggagggggaCCGTCGAGATCTCAACAACCGCCTGCAG GACCTGGAGCGAGCCAACCAGACTCTGAAGGACGAGTACGACGCCCTGCAGATTACCTTCAGCGCTCTGGAGGAGAAACTGAGAAAGACCACCGAGGACAACCAGGAGCTGGTCTCGCGCTGGATGGCCGAGAAGGCTCAGGAAGCCAACCGGCTCAATGCTGAGAACGAGAAGGACAGCAG ggaCGACGACATTGAAGTTCTGCCGGAGGACTCCGGGAAGACGGGCGCGGAGCAGCCGCACGGCCGGGCGCTCGGCAGAACGCCCAG CAAGAAAAGCTCGcagctgccccctggtggcctgCTGGACTCCATCTCCAACATCTTTGG CAGACGACGAGGCGCAAATTCCTTGAGCGCGTCTCCGGAAAACAGCGAGGCGCCGtcgggggcctgcgtggaggtTCGAGTCCCGTCCACGGCGCTGCACGTTTTT GAAGCGCACGACGGCGAGGTGAACGCCGTGCGGTTCAGCCCCGGCTCGCGGGTCTTGGCGACGGGGGGGATGGACCGCAGGGTGAAGCTTTGGGAGGTGGTGTCAG GTCGCTGCGAGCCGAAAGGAGCGTTGACCGGCAGTAACGCCGGAATCACCAGCATCGAATTTGACAGTGCG ggTTCCTACCTGTTGGCTGCCTCCAATGACTTTGCCAGTCGCATTTGGACTCTGGAAGACTACAGACTGAGG CACACGCTGACCGGACACAGCGGGAAGGTTCTGTCGGCCCGCTTCCTGTTGGACAACGCTCGCATCGTCTCGGGAAGCTACGACCGAACCCTGAAGCTGTGGGACCTGCGCAGCAAAGTCT GCATGAAGACGGTCTTCACCGGCTCCAGCTGCAATGACATCGTGTGCACCGAGCAGTGCGTCATGAGCGGGCACTTTGACAAGAAGGTCCGCTTCTGGGACATCAG GGCGGAGAGCAGCGTGCAGGAGCTGGAACTGCAGGGCCGGGTGACGTCGTTGGACCTGAACCACGAGCGCACCGAGCTGCTGACTTGCTCCCGAGACGACCTGCTTAAGATCGTCGACCTGCGCACAAACGCCGTCAGGCAGACTCTCAG TGCCGACGGCTTCAAGTGCGGCGCCGATTGGACCAGAGTGACCTTCAG TCCCGACGGGAACTTTGTGGCCGGCGGCTCGGCGGACGGAGCGCTGTACATCTGGAATGTTCTCACGGGGAAGGTGGACCGAACGCTGGAGCGCAATCACAA CTCGGCCATCAACGCCGTGTCGTGGTCGCCGTCGGGCGTGTACGTGAGCAGCGTGGAGAAGGGCAGCAAGGCCATCCTGTGGTCCGACATGTGA
- the atg16l1 gene encoding autophagy-related protein 16-1 isoform X2, translated as MSTGKLSGAEHFDELKSHVQQLPSRRTEAVMAQPRGACTWKPHICEQLKLRDRLQRHGFEEIVHQYNRLLEKSELRAVLSERYQADKYEVARGHEATAAGSDALALQQEMADMRIRHQEELTELHKKRGELAQTVIELNNSIQQKDKEIQSNEAKMQEYQRQMADLEGDRRDLNNRLQDLERANQTLKDEYDALQITFSALEEKLRKTTEDNQELVSRWMAEKAQEANRLNAENEKDSRRRQAKLQKDLADAAKEPLPVDPDDDIEVLPEDSGKTGAEQPHGRALGRTPSKKSSQLPPGGLLDSISNIFGRRGANSLSASPENSEAPSGACVEVRVPSTALHVFEAHDGEVNAVRFSPGSRVLATGGMDRRVKLWEVVSGRCEPKGALTGSNAGITSIEFDSAGSYLLAASNDFASRIWTLEDYRLRHTLTGHSGKVLSARFLLDNARIVSGSYDRTLKLWDLRSKVCMKTVFTGSSCNDIVCTEQCVMSGHFDKKVRFWDIRAESSVQELELQGRVTSLDLNHERTELLTCSRDDLLKIVDLRTNAVRQTLSADGFKCGADWTRVTFSPDGNFVAGGSADGALYIWNVLTGKVDRTLERNHNSAINAVSWSPSGVYVSSVEKGSKAILWSDM; from the exons ATGTCGACCGGGAAGCTGAGCGGAGCGGAGCATTTTGACGAGCTGAAGAGCCACGTCCAACAACTCCCTTCGCGACGCACGGAG GCGGTCATGGCGCAGCCACGCGGCGCCTGCACTTGGAAGCCGCACATCTGCGAGCAACTGAAGCTTCGCGACCGTCTGCAGCGCCACGGCTTCGAGGAGATCGTCCATCAGT ACAATCGCCTGCTGGAGAAATCGGAGCTGCGGGCCGTCCTGTCGGAGCGCTACCAGGCGGACAAGTACGAAGTGGCGCGGGGACACGAAGCCAC ggcggcgggcagcgacGCGCTGGCGCTGCAGCAGGAGATGGCCGACATGAGGATCCGCCATCAGGAGGAGCTGACGGAGCTGCACAAGAAACGAGGAGAG CTGGCCCAGACCGTCATCGAGCTCAACAACTCGATCCAGCAGAAGGACAAGGAGATCCAGAGCAACGAGGCCAA GATGCAGGAGTACCAGCGGCAGAtggccgacctggagggggaCCGTCGAGATCTCAACAACCGCCTGCAG GACCTGGAGCGAGCCAACCAGACTCTGAAGGACGAGTACGACGCCCTGCAGATTACCTTCAGCGCTCTGGAGGAGAAACTGAGAAAGACCACCGAGGACAACCAGGAGCTGGTCTCGCGCTGGATGGCCGAGAAGGCTCAGGAAGCCAACCGGCTCAATGCTGAGAACGAGAAGGACAGCAG acgcaGACAGGCTAAACTGCAGAAGGATCTGGCCGACGCCGCCAAGGAGCCGCTTCCCGTCGACCC ggaCGACGACATTGAAGTTCTGCCGGAGGACTCCGGGAAGACGGGCGCGGAGCAGCCGCACGGCCGGGCGCTCGGCAGAACGCCCAG CAAGAAAAGCTCGcagctgccccctggtggcctgCTGGACTCCATCTCCAACATCTTTGG ACGACGAGGCGCAAATTCCTTGAGCGCGTCTCCGGAAAACAGCGAGGCGCCGtcgggggcctgcgtggaggtTCGAGTCCCGTCCACGGCGCTGCACGTTTTT GAAGCGCACGACGGCGAGGTGAACGCCGTGCGGTTCAGCCCCGGCTCGCGGGTCTTGGCGACGGGGGGGATGGACCGCAGGGTGAAGCTTTGGGAGGTGGTGTCAG GTCGCTGCGAGCCGAAAGGAGCGTTGACCGGCAGTAACGCCGGAATCACCAGCATCGAATTTGACAGTGCG ggTTCCTACCTGTTGGCTGCCTCCAATGACTTTGCCAGTCGCATTTGGACTCTGGAAGACTACAGACTGAGG CACACGCTGACCGGACACAGCGGGAAGGTTCTGTCGGCCCGCTTCCTGTTGGACAACGCTCGCATCGTCTCGGGAAGCTACGACCGAACCCTGAAGCTGTGGGACCTGCGCAGCAAAGTCT GCATGAAGACGGTCTTCACCGGCTCCAGCTGCAATGACATCGTGTGCACCGAGCAGTGCGTCATGAGCGGGCACTTTGACAAGAAGGTCCGCTTCTGGGACATCAG GGCGGAGAGCAGCGTGCAGGAGCTGGAACTGCAGGGCCGGGTGACGTCGTTGGACCTGAACCACGAGCGCACCGAGCTGCTGACTTGCTCCCGAGACGACCTGCTTAAGATCGTCGACCTGCGCACAAACGCCGTCAGGCAGACTCTCAG TGCCGACGGCTTCAAGTGCGGCGCCGATTGGACCAGAGTGACCTTCAG TCCCGACGGGAACTTTGTGGCCGGCGGCTCGGCGGACGGAGCGCTGTACATCTGGAATGTTCTCACGGGGAAGGTGGACCGAACGCTGGAGCGCAATCACAA CTCGGCCATCAACGCCGTGTCGTGGTCGCCGTCGGGCGTGTACGTGAGCAGCGTGGAGAAGGGCAGCAAGGCCATCCTGTGGTCCGACATGTGA
- the LOC127608788 gene encoding S-arrestin-like isoform X3 → MSPKRVVFKKASPDKSATIYVASRDLVDRGDGVDPLDGVLVVDSSQLGGKPVYVTLSCTFVYGRRDEDVLGATFRRDLFVATRQVFPEPPEQERPARSKIQEKLLRKLGRHAFPFFLELPDNLPNSVTLQPGPSDVGKKCAVEFRVKAFRADQPDGRSSVSLTVRKVQFGPRDVEPSPFAETTFDFLMSDKPLRVRLSLPKETFGHGEPLRAEVRIANWSNRKVKDISLSVEQVTKVVLYSNDKYVKSVAKEETSDGVASGCSLAKSYTLYPRLEPNKERRGLALDGHLKHQDTNLASSSTMKQEVLKELQGIWVSYKLLLKMTATGPLGSSEVRVELPFRLMHPKPEDEGG, encoded by the exons ATGAGTCCCAAGCGAGTCGTCTTCAAAAAAGCGTCCCCGGATAAGTCG GCGACCATCTACGTGGCCAGCAGAGACTTGGTGGACCGCGGCGATGGCGTGGATCCGCTCG ACGGCGTGCTTGTTGTCGACTCTTCGCAGCTGGGAGGAAAACCAG TCTACGTGACGCTGTCGTGCACCTTCGTCTACGGCCGGCGGGACGAGGATGTGCTGGGCGCGACCTTCCGCCGCGACCTTTTTGTGGCCACCCGCCAGGTGTTCCCGGAGCCGCCAGAGCAGGAGCGGCCCGCGCGCAGCAAAATTCAGGAGAAGCTGCTGCGGAAACTGGGCCGCCACGCCTTCCCCTTCTTCCTGGAG TTGCCGGACAACCTGCCCAACTCGGTCACGCTGCAGCCCGGACCGTCGGACGTGGGAAAG AAATGCGCCGTGGAGTTCCGGGTGAAAGCGTTCCGCGCCGACCAGCCGGACGGACG GAGTTCCGTCAGCCTGACCGTTCGAAAGGTCCAGTTCGGTCCGCGCGACGTCGAGCCGTCGCCGTTCGCGGAGACCACCTTTGACTTCCTGATGTCCGACAAGCCTCTTCGCGTCAGACTGAGCCTGCCCAAAgag ACGTTCGGCCACGGCGAGCCGCTGCGGGCCGAGGTGAGGATCGCAAACTGGTCCAACCGGAAGGTGAAGGACATCAGCCTGTCAG TGGAGCAGGTGACCAAGGTGGTCCTCTACTCCAACGACAAGTACGTCAAGTCGGTGGCCAAAGAGGAGACCAG TGACGGCGTGGCGTCGGGTTGCAGCCTGGCAAAGTCGTACACCTTGTACCCGCGTCTGGAGCCCAACAAGGAACGGCGGGGGCTGGCTCTGGACGGACACCTCAAGCACCAAGATACCAACTTGGCTTCCTCCAGCAC GATGAAGCAAGAGGtgctgaaggagctgcaggGCATCTGGGTGTCTTATAAGCTGCTCTTGAAGATGACGGCCACCGG ACCTCTGGGATCCAG CGAGGTGCGCGTGGAGCTTCCTTTCAGATTGATGCATCCGAAACCCGAAGACG AAGGTGGCTAA
- the LOC127608788 gene encoding S-arrestin-like isoform X1, which produces MSPKRVVFKKASPDKSATIYVASRDLVDRGDGVDPLDGVLVVDSSQLGGKPVYVTLSCTFVYGRRDEDVLGATFRRDLFVATRQVFPEPPEQERPARSKIQEKLLRKLGRHAFPFFLELPDNLPNSVTLQPGPSDVGKKCAVEFRVKAFRADQPDGRSSVSLTVRKVQFGPRDVEPSPFAETTFDFLMSDKPLRVRLSLPKETFGHGEPLRAEVRIANWSNRKVKDISLSVEQVTKVVLYSNDKYVKSVAKEETSDGVASGCSLAKSYTLYPRLEPNKERRGLALDGHLKHQDTNLASSSTMKQEVLKELQGIWVSYKLLLKMTATGPLGSSEVRVELPFRLMHPKPEDAKDTNECDDIAFEDFKRSFLRGVIGEDDEEEEGGVLNARWPTNGRLGRRKKSLIENARSLSRQ; this is translated from the exons ATGAGTCCCAAGCGAGTCGTCTTCAAAAAAGCGTCCCCGGATAAGTCG GCGACCATCTACGTGGCCAGCAGAGACTTGGTGGACCGCGGCGATGGCGTGGATCCGCTCG ACGGCGTGCTTGTTGTCGACTCTTCGCAGCTGGGAGGAAAACCAG TCTACGTGACGCTGTCGTGCACCTTCGTCTACGGCCGGCGGGACGAGGATGTGCTGGGCGCGACCTTCCGCCGCGACCTTTTTGTGGCCACCCGCCAGGTGTTCCCGGAGCCGCCAGAGCAGGAGCGGCCCGCGCGCAGCAAAATTCAGGAGAAGCTGCTGCGGAAACTGGGCCGCCACGCCTTCCCCTTCTTCCTGGAG TTGCCGGACAACCTGCCCAACTCGGTCACGCTGCAGCCCGGACCGTCGGACGTGGGAAAG AAATGCGCCGTGGAGTTCCGGGTGAAAGCGTTCCGCGCCGACCAGCCGGACGGACG GAGTTCCGTCAGCCTGACCGTTCGAAAGGTCCAGTTCGGTCCGCGCGACGTCGAGCCGTCGCCGTTCGCGGAGACCACCTTTGACTTCCTGATGTCCGACAAGCCTCTTCGCGTCAGACTGAGCCTGCCCAAAgag ACGTTCGGCCACGGCGAGCCGCTGCGGGCCGAGGTGAGGATCGCAAACTGGTCCAACCGGAAGGTGAAGGACATCAGCCTGTCAG TGGAGCAGGTGACCAAGGTGGTCCTCTACTCCAACGACAAGTACGTCAAGTCGGTGGCCAAAGAGGAGACCAG TGACGGCGTGGCGTCGGGTTGCAGCCTGGCAAAGTCGTACACCTTGTACCCGCGTCTGGAGCCCAACAAGGAACGGCGGGGGCTGGCTCTGGACGGACACCTCAAGCACCAAGATACCAACTTGGCTTCCTCCAGCAC GATGAAGCAAGAGGtgctgaaggagctgcaggGCATCTGGGTGTCTTATAAGCTGCTCTTGAAGATGACGGCCACCGG ACCTCTGGGATCCAG CGAGGTGCGCGTGGAGCTTCCTTTCAGATTGATGCATCCGAAACCCGAAGACG CCAAAGACACAAA CGAGTGTGACGACATCGCCTTTGAGGATTTCAAACGTTCCTTCCTTCGCGGCGTCATCGGAGAggacgacgaggaagaggaggggggggtccTGAACGCCAGATGGCCGACCAATGGCAGgctaggaagaagaaaaaaaagcttgatagAGAACGCCCGAAGCTTGTCAAGacagtaa
- the atg16l1 gene encoding autophagy-related protein 16-1 isoform X1 produces the protein MSTGKLSGAEHFDELKSHVQQLPSRRTEAVMAQPRGACTWKPHICEQLKLRDRLQRHGFEEIVHQYNRLLEKSELRAVLSERYQADKYEVARGHEATAAGSDALALQQEMADMRIRHQEELTELHKKRGELAQTVIELNNSIQQKDKEIQSNEAKMQEYQRQMADLEGDRRDLNNRLQDLERANQTLKDEYDALQITFSALEEKLRKTTEDNQELVSRWMAEKAQEANRLNAENEKDSRRRQAKLQKDLADAAKEPLPVDPDDDIEVLPEDSGKTGAEQPHGRALGRTPSKKSSQLPPGGLLDSISNIFGRRRGANSLSASPENSEAPSGACVEVRVPSTALHVFEAHDGEVNAVRFSPGSRVLATGGMDRRVKLWEVVSGRCEPKGALTGSNAGITSIEFDSAGSYLLAASNDFASRIWTLEDYRLRHTLTGHSGKVLSARFLLDNARIVSGSYDRTLKLWDLRSKVCMKTVFTGSSCNDIVCTEQCVMSGHFDKKVRFWDIRAESSVQELELQGRVTSLDLNHERTELLTCSRDDLLKIVDLRTNAVRQTLSADGFKCGADWTRVTFSPDGNFVAGGSADGALYIWNVLTGKVDRTLERNHNSAINAVSWSPSGVYVSSVEKGSKAILWSDM, from the exons ATGTCGACCGGGAAGCTGAGCGGAGCGGAGCATTTTGACGAGCTGAAGAGCCACGTCCAACAACTCCCTTCGCGACGCACGGAG GCGGTCATGGCGCAGCCACGCGGCGCCTGCACTTGGAAGCCGCACATCTGCGAGCAACTGAAGCTTCGCGACCGTCTGCAGCGCCACGGCTTCGAGGAGATCGTCCATCAGT ACAATCGCCTGCTGGAGAAATCGGAGCTGCGGGCCGTCCTGTCGGAGCGCTACCAGGCGGACAAGTACGAAGTGGCGCGGGGACACGAAGCCAC ggcggcgggcagcgacGCGCTGGCGCTGCAGCAGGAGATGGCCGACATGAGGATCCGCCATCAGGAGGAGCTGACGGAGCTGCACAAGAAACGAGGAGAG CTGGCCCAGACCGTCATCGAGCTCAACAACTCGATCCAGCAGAAGGACAAGGAGATCCAGAGCAACGAGGCCAA GATGCAGGAGTACCAGCGGCAGAtggccgacctggagggggaCCGTCGAGATCTCAACAACCGCCTGCAG GACCTGGAGCGAGCCAACCAGACTCTGAAGGACGAGTACGACGCCCTGCAGATTACCTTCAGCGCTCTGGAGGAGAAACTGAGAAAGACCACCGAGGACAACCAGGAGCTGGTCTCGCGCTGGATGGCCGAGAAGGCTCAGGAAGCCAACCGGCTCAATGCTGAGAACGAGAAGGACAGCAG acgcaGACAGGCTAAACTGCAGAAGGATCTGGCCGACGCCGCCAAGGAGCCGCTTCCCGTCGACCC ggaCGACGACATTGAAGTTCTGCCGGAGGACTCCGGGAAGACGGGCGCGGAGCAGCCGCACGGCCGGGCGCTCGGCAGAACGCCCAG CAAGAAAAGCTCGcagctgccccctggtggcctgCTGGACTCCATCTCCAACATCTTTGG CAGACGACGAGGCGCAAATTCCTTGAGCGCGTCTCCGGAAAACAGCGAGGCGCCGtcgggggcctgcgtggaggtTCGAGTCCCGTCCACGGCGCTGCACGTTTTT GAAGCGCACGACGGCGAGGTGAACGCCGTGCGGTTCAGCCCCGGCTCGCGGGTCTTGGCGACGGGGGGGATGGACCGCAGGGTGAAGCTTTGGGAGGTGGTGTCAG GTCGCTGCGAGCCGAAAGGAGCGTTGACCGGCAGTAACGCCGGAATCACCAGCATCGAATTTGACAGTGCG ggTTCCTACCTGTTGGCTGCCTCCAATGACTTTGCCAGTCGCATTTGGACTCTGGAAGACTACAGACTGAGG CACACGCTGACCGGACACAGCGGGAAGGTTCTGTCGGCCCGCTTCCTGTTGGACAACGCTCGCATCGTCTCGGGAAGCTACGACCGAACCCTGAAGCTGTGGGACCTGCGCAGCAAAGTCT GCATGAAGACGGTCTTCACCGGCTCCAGCTGCAATGACATCGTGTGCACCGAGCAGTGCGTCATGAGCGGGCACTTTGACAAGAAGGTCCGCTTCTGGGACATCAG GGCGGAGAGCAGCGTGCAGGAGCTGGAACTGCAGGGCCGGGTGACGTCGTTGGACCTGAACCACGAGCGCACCGAGCTGCTGACTTGCTCCCGAGACGACCTGCTTAAGATCGTCGACCTGCGCACAAACGCCGTCAGGCAGACTCTCAG TGCCGACGGCTTCAAGTGCGGCGCCGATTGGACCAGAGTGACCTTCAG TCCCGACGGGAACTTTGTGGCCGGCGGCTCGGCGGACGGAGCGCTGTACATCTGGAATGTTCTCACGGGGAAGGTGGACCGAACGCTGGAGCGCAATCACAA CTCGGCCATCAACGCCGTGTCGTGGTCGCCGTCGGGCGTGTACGTGAGCAGCGTGGAGAAGGGCAGCAAGGCCATCCTGTGGTCCGACATGTGA